GTTGACCACTTGTTGTAGATCCCATCACTAAGATAGTAGCCATGTTTATAATCTCGGCCATTCACGCGGAATGAAGAATCCGGAGCCGTTCCGTTACGCGCTGTGACATACAAATCAGATTGGTTCAACAAGTTAATGTCGTTGTTCGACCCCGGGACACCGAAAAAAGCATGTCAAATCCACAAATCTTGTGACGCGGTGATTTCAAGCATAATAGTTGGACCGTTGTGGTCACCCCGCGTGTATTGCCCTCTCAAACATCTAGGACATGCCGACCACTCGACATGTGTGCAatcgatgctaccaagcatcccAGGCATATGATGTCGAAGCTCGTGGGCCTCGAAGATGCGTGCAACGTCGTGTGACGTCGACCTGCGTAGGTACTCTAGGCTATACAACCGAATGATGGCGTCACAAAAATAATCAAGGGTCTCACGTGCGATTCTGGCTGCCATGCACAAGTACTCGTCATACTCGTCTGGTGCATTACCCGTCACGAGTTGCCTAACGGCGGATGTGCATTTCTGTATCGccgtaaaactttttctttttcttgcatCGTAATGTTCTTGGAAATACGAGAAGTTTGCTTCAATGTCGCGCACGATATCTAAAAACATGGTCTTGTCCATTCGAAACTTCTTTCGAAAGTAATCGTCTTTGTattttggttgttgaacgaaccAATCATTCAAAAGAGTGGCAAGACCAATTTCCCGACGCCGGTCCGTATACAGTCGAGTTTGAGGAGCACTAGAACTTGTCGTATCTTCAAGAAAGTGTAACGCGTTAAGAAAGAATTCCATAGAGCTATCGTTTGATTCGTCGGGAGAGTCGCTCGAATTATCCAAATTACCGGAAGCCATATTTTTTGTGTTGGGTGTAagaaattagtgatgaaaaggttggggtgtttgaattttataaaaatgtagtgaaaatgagagtatttgtgtgttgttttgggaagaaaagagtgtatatatatagagaaagaggtaaaagacaaaaaaaataaaaataaaaatataaaacaccCAACGGCTCTCTACCCCGCTCCCCTCGCCACGTGTCCAGCCACCATTCGTCTGTTTCTTGCGCGCGGTCCCCACACTCGTTTCTCTCTCATCGGTCTCACTACCCCGTTTACGATCCTTTCTTCCCCACCCCGACCCCCTGGTGGCGGTGTTCCCACGCGGGGCCGGGCTTCACCGTTCACCACCCCACTTCCACTCCCACCCCTCTAAGGGTATGTTTGGTAAAGGGAGATGAAACCAAACAAAAGGAAAAGATTTCCTTTCAGTCGTTTTGTACATCTAAAGAAATAGAAACACGGAGAGTTCAAATTCACGAGAAAAGCGTTTGTATGTAAACTAATTTCTTCACTTTTTGTGAAGAAAAGCATTTCTCTACATTTTAAGGCAAAAATAAAAAGCACGGAAGATGAGTTTCCCTGTATTTTCATTCTTAAAATAAAGGGTATAAAAGCTAAAGTCATGTGACTTCCACATgccaaaaagaaaatagaaaatgtgTACAGCTTTGTCCCATATCACTCTCGAAGCGATCTGACGATTCGAAAACTTAAAAGCAACATCACCTGCCAGGATTGACCGGAGGTGTATTTTCCATTCATCCAGCTATGGTTCGTGATCAAAAGTTCATCTCAATCGTATTTCAAGTCACCGGGTTTGCTTCGTGAGGGAGGAGATCTCAAATGGGTATTAGAAATTTGTGccaattttaaaattaaataaagggAAAAACCAATATGCTGTTAGAAGCATAGAAGATATGTTTCCCCCTTACaaactcccccccccccctctcccCGAAAAGCACATgtgtaaatacaaaatcatccTCCTCACAAACTCCTGGAAGTAGGCTGCTGCTAGAAGCATCGTTGTTAAcccttatatataatattgattaCATTGTcatgtttaaatttttgatttcatttctttgtttcttatttatcaaatatagaaATTGATTTTTTGTGTAATTTCATAGGTCAATTCTAACTTATTTCATTTCTCTATATTTCTCCCACCAAAAAGTATTCTAAATTCAAGCCGAGCATAAGTGATctaaatcaaaagttatgaaGATCAAGCCCAATATGAAACTCATTATAATAAAGCGATCAACTGGGCTAAGTGATCCGGTTCAAGTCTAATATGATCAACTTCTAATACTAAACTCGACTAGATTTGTGAATCTAAATAAGGCtcctattttaaatattttcacattttaatataCTGATAATactt
The sequence above is drawn from the Erigeron canadensis isolate Cc75 chromosome 4, C_canadensis_v1, whole genome shotgun sequence genome and encodes:
- the LOC122596904 gene encoding uncharacterized protein LOC122596904, producing MASGNLDNSSDSPDESNDSSMEFFLNALHFLEDTTSSSAPQTRLYTDRRREIGLATLLNDWFVQQPKYKDDYFRKKFRMDKTMFLDIVRDIEANFSYFQEHYDARKRKSFTAIQKCTSAVRQLVTGNAPDEYDEYLCMAARIARETLDYFCDAIIRLYSLEYLRRSTSHDVARIFEAHELRHHMPGMLGSIDCTHVEWSACPRSRNGTAPDSSFRVNGRDYKHGYYLSDGIYNKWSTLVKAYPYPTDPKEKRFKNCKRRREKMSSELLVSSKRDERAISPVHTMDPPVQPVFDESVYAELIDEEVHHRLRYDLTEYVWAQDLAYLDD